A window from Pseudomonas moraviensis encodes these proteins:
- the motB gene encoding flagellar motor protein MotB, with product MENNQPIIVKRVKRIAAGHHGGAWKIAFADFATAMMAFFLVLWLLSTATPEQKIAIAGYFKDPVGFSESGTPYIIDLGGTPTLAPENTLNPEVKSQPQPDKVTVDTEQVEGMAEQVEKERLELLLQELQNKVDENPQLQKFKDQILFEITPNGLRIQIMDAENRPMFDSGSARLKPYFEDILLAMADTIKAVPNKISISGHTDAKPYIGTGDYGNWELSANRANAARRALVAGSYPDAQVARVVGYASSALFDRENPFNPVNRRIDIVVLTKKAQAAIEGAQGPEAAKPADQGQNGAAPAAPVDPNALPADKQPVPAHELRERLNLFDDAAPKPAEPGGAAPAPKQ from the coding sequence ATGGAAAATAATCAGCCGATCATCGTCAAGCGCGTCAAGCGCATTGCCGCCGGGCACCACGGCGGGGCGTGGAAAATCGCCTTTGCCGACTTTGCCACGGCGATGATGGCATTCTTTCTGGTGCTGTGGCTGCTGTCCACCGCCACGCCGGAACAGAAGATCGCCATCGCCGGTTATTTCAAGGACCCGGTCGGCTTCTCCGAAAGCGGCACGCCGTACATCATCGATCTCGGTGGCACGCCGACCCTGGCGCCGGAAAATACCCTCAACCCGGAAGTGAAGTCGCAGCCGCAGCCTGACAAGGTCACGGTCGACACCGAACAGGTGGAAGGCATGGCCGAACAGGTCGAGAAGGAGCGTCTCGAGCTGCTGCTGCAAGAACTGCAGAACAAGGTCGACGAGAACCCGCAACTGCAGAAATTCAAGGATCAGATCCTCTTCGAAATCACGCCGAACGGCTTGCGCATCCAGATCATGGACGCTGAGAACCGGCCGATGTTCGACTCCGGTTCCGCGCGCCTGAAACCGTACTTCGAAGACATCCTGCTGGCCATGGCCGACACCATCAAAGCGGTGCCGAACAAGATCAGCATCAGTGGCCACACCGACGCCAAGCCATACATCGGCACTGGCGATTACGGCAACTGGGAACTCTCGGCCAACCGTGCCAACGCGGCTCGTCGTGCCTTGGTCGCCGGCAGCTATCCGGATGCGCAAGTGGCGCGTGTGGTGGGTTATGCCTCGTCGGCATTGTTCGACCGGGAAAACCCGTTCAACCCGGTGAACCGCCGGATCGACATTGTCGTGCTGACCAAAAAAGCCCAGGCGGCGATTGAAGGTGCGCAGGGTCCTGAGGCGGCGAAACCGGCGGATCAGGGGCAGAACGGTGCTGCTCCGGCAGCCCCGGTTGATCCGAACGCATTGCCGGCGGACAAGCAGCCAGTGCCGGCTCACGAGTTGCGCGAACGCTTGAATCTGTTCGATGACGCCGCGCCGAAGCCGGCTGAGCCGGGTGGGGCTGCGCCAGCGCCGAAGCAATGA
- a CDS encoding HDOD domain-containing protein has product MANETNIPSVKPTTLQAWVKLLDSVRLPVPQEAHDKVCRAIRDNRSSLRDIADLMQDSPALALSIIREANRHTHGTMAAPAENLEVAINRLGLARTEELLARLPAEAHMQIPKALRQLQLISQHATQQANGFFASRLARLWQDIHWGSLLFLSPLWPLALTYPQLLEEWELRVIHKGESARVVEKQLFGVRLLKIAEALVHAWHLPIWVEQGYKLLLSEQRELVKVLRIARDSEHPLRQQNRLDDDPTLRRWLNQPANTVLLANGLALSAQQAWDSPHSKRWQYLTSLYLQISMDEVQQQLHQQAANSARQHAMPDLWHPAVSLIWPWGSRRLPAGMLPAAAPNSEDLGQWRRQCAELLAEPSRFTNAMSLTVAAREALVASGMRRVMILMADRTHSTLRVQQTAGLPKDAAALSFAVSQSKVLQRLLAQQAQVRITPENNAQFSALLPPGLRTLFRGEHLFLRSLVNNGRVIMIVVADQGGGPFADITVQAFGKTAQCIEKALQSFSSRGQ; this is encoded by the coding sequence ATGGCTAATGAAACGAACATTCCATCGGTAAAACCGACTACCCTCCAGGCGTGGGTCAAGCTGCTCGACAGCGTCCGCCTGCCCGTGCCGCAAGAGGCTCACGACAAAGTCTGCCGGGCAATCCGCGACAACCGCAGCTCGCTGCGCGATATCGCCGACCTGATGCAGGACAGCCCGGCGCTGGCCTTGAGCATCATCCGTGAGGCGAATCGTCACACCCACGGCACGATGGCTGCGCCGGCGGAAAATCTTGAGGTGGCAATCAATCGCCTGGGCCTGGCCCGTACCGAAGAACTGCTCGCGCGCCTGCCCGCCGAAGCGCACATGCAGATCCCCAAGGCCCTGCGCCAGTTGCAGTTGATCAGCCAGCATGCGACGCAACAGGCCAACGGTTTTTTCGCCAGTCGCCTGGCACGGCTGTGGCAGGACATTCATTGGGGCAGCCTGTTGTTCCTCTCGCCGCTGTGGCCGTTGGCGCTGACCTATCCCCAGTTGCTCGAAGAGTGGGAATTGCGGGTGATCCACAAGGGCGAATCGGCACGTGTGGTTGAAAAACAGTTGTTCGGCGTGCGCCTGTTGAAAATTGCCGAGGCACTGGTGCATGCCTGGCACCTGCCGATCTGGGTCGAGCAAGGCTACAAATTGCTGCTCAGCGAACAACGCGAACTGGTCAAAGTGCTGCGCATCGCCCGTGACAGCGAACACCCGCTGCGCCAGCAGAACCGCCTCGACGATGACCCGACGCTACGGCGCTGGCTCAACCAACCGGCGAATACCGTGCTGCTGGCCAACGGCCTGGCGCTGTCGGCGCAACAGGCCTGGGACAGTCCGCACAGCAAACGCTGGCAGTACCTGACCAGCCTGTACCTGCAAATCTCGATGGACGAAGTGCAGCAGCAGTTGCACCAGCAAGCGGCGAACAGCGCACGCCAGCATGCAATGCCCGATCTGTGGCACCCGGCAGTTTCGCTGATCTGGCCGTGGGGCAGCCGTCGCTTGCCTGCCGGCATGCTCCCGGCAGCAGCACCCAATTCGGAAGATCTGGGCCAATGGCGTCGGCAATGCGCCGAGCTGCTCGCCGAGCCCAGCCGCTTCACCAACGCGATGAGCCTGACCGTCGCTGCCCGCGAGGCACTGGTGGCCAGCGGCATGCGCCGGGTGATGATTCTGATGGCTGACCGCACCCACTCGACCCTTCGCGTGCAGCAAACCGCTGGCCTGCCGAAGGACGCGGCAGCGCTGAGTTTTGCCGTCAGCCAAAGCAAAGTCCTGCAGCGTCTGCTCGCCCAGCAGGCACAGGTGCGAATCACTCCGGAGAACAACGCTCAGTTCTCCGCCTTGTTACCCCCGGGGCTGCGCACGCTGTTTCGCGGCGAGCATCTGTTCCTGCGTTCATTGGTCAACAACGGCCGGGTGATCATGATCGTCGTCGCCGATCAGGGCGGCGGCCCGTTTGCCGACATCACCGTGCAAGCCTTCGGCAAAACCGCGCAGTGCATAGAAAAAGCCCTGCAAAGCTTTAGCAGCCGTGGCCAATGA
- the rhdA gene encoding thiosulfate sulfurtransferase, giving the protein MSDFSGLPLVIEPSDLLPRLESPELILVDLTSPARYAEGHLPGARFVDPKRTQLGQPPAPGLMPAKADLQALFGELGHRKDAVYVVYDDEGGGWAGRFIWLLDVIGHDKYHYIDGGLPAWLAAGMPMSIQVPSAVGGPVSLTLHDEPTATREYLQSRLGAADLAIWDARGPLEYSGEKVLAAKGGHIPGAVNFEWTAGMDQARQLRIRTDMPQILENLGITKDKEIITHCQTHHRSGFTYLVAKSLGYPRVKGYAGSWGEWGNHPDTPVEIQASKDN; this is encoded by the coding sequence ATGTCTGACTTCTCTGGCTTGCCGCTCGTCATCGAGCCGAGCGACCTGCTGCCGCGCCTGGAGTCCCCGGAACTGATTCTGGTGGACCTGACCAGCCCTGCCCGGTATGCCGAAGGTCACTTGCCCGGCGCACGTTTTGTCGACCCGAAGCGCACTCAGCTCGGCCAGCCACCAGCGCCCGGGCTGATGCCGGCAAAAGCCGATCTGCAAGCGTTGTTCGGTGAGCTTGGCCATCGCAAAGACGCGGTCTACGTGGTGTATGACGATGAAGGCGGCGGTTGGGCCGGGCGCTTCATCTGGTTGCTCGACGTCATTGGCCACGACAAGTACCACTATATAGACGGTGGCCTGCCGGCCTGGCTGGCGGCCGGCATGCCGATGTCGATCCAGGTGCCCTCGGCCGTCGGCGGCCCGGTCTCGCTGACCCTGCACGACGAACCGACCGCCACCCGCGAATACCTGCAAAGCCGTCTCGGCGCCGCCGATCTGGCGATCTGGGATGCGCGCGGGCCGCTGGAATATTCCGGCGAGAAAGTCCTCGCCGCCAAGGGCGGCCACATCCCCGGCGCGGTCAATTTCGAATGGACTGCCGGCATGGATCAGGCACGCCAGCTGCGCATTCGCACCGACATGCCGCAGATCCTCGAAAACCTCGGGATCACCAAGGACAAGGAAATCATTACCCACTGCCAGACCCATCACCGGTCGGGCTTCACTTATCTGGTGGCCAAATCCCTCGGTTATCCGCGGGTCAAGGGCTACGCCGGTTCCTGGGGCGAATGGGGCAACCACCCCGACACGCCTGTCGAGATTCAAGCTTCCAAGGACAACTAA
- a CDS encoding toll/interleukin-1 receptor domain-containing protein, protein MPVFISYRHMDRAHAIAINTRLTQAKIRTYLDVLDPESQTTDDITEVITRNITECTHLLAVVSERTALSWWVPFEIGEATISNRRICTFKTGPAELPIYLDKWPKLSTASDLDFFIEAYRDEVSNQRSMTLDSISESVKGAYKRDAEMFHEQLKNRIRRGF, encoded by the coding sequence ATGCCCGTCTTTATCAGCTACCGCCATATGGATCGCGCTCATGCGATTGCCATCAACACCCGCCTGACTCAGGCGAAGATCAGGACTTACCTGGACGTGCTCGATCCGGAATCGCAGACCACCGACGACATCACCGAGGTCATCACCCGCAACATCACCGAATGCACGCATTTGCTGGCGGTGGTGTCGGAGAGGACAGCGCTGTCGTGGTGGGTGCCGTTTGAGATTGGCGAGGCCACGATCAGCAACCGGCGGATCTGTACGTTCAAGACCGGGCCGGCGGAGCTGCCGATCTATCTGGACAAGTGGCCGAAGCTGAGCACGGCCAGCGATCTGGATTTCTTTATCGAGGCGTATCGGGATGAGGTGTCGAACCAGCGCTCGATGACGCTGGACTCGATCAGCGAGTCGGTGAAAGGGGCCTACAAGCGCGATGCAGAGATGTTTCATGAACAGTTGAAGAATCGGATTCGTCGTGGGTTCTAG
- the asd gene encoding archaetidylserine decarboxylase (Phosphatidylserine decarboxylase is synthesized as a single chain precursor. Generation of the pyruvoyl active site from a Ser is coupled to cleavage of a Gly-Ser bond between the larger (beta) and smaller (alpha chains). It is an integral membrane protein.) has product MKERLFILSQYLLPHHLLSRLAGCIAECRVRWFKNAFTQWFAKRYQVDMSQALVEDLTAYEHFNAFFTRALKDGARPLDETPGAILSPADGAVSQLGPIEHGRVFQAKGHSFSVLELLGGDAANAAPFMGGDFATIYLSPKDYHRVHMPLAGTLREMVYIPGRIFSVNQTTAENVPELFARNERVACIFDTERGPMAVVLVGAMIVASIETVWAGLVTPPKRELKTFRYDEAARAPIHLEKGAELGRFKLGSTAIVLFGPDQVKWAEELVAGSPVQMGQGLGLPKA; this is encoded by the coding sequence ATGAAAGAGCGTCTGTTTATCCTCAGCCAATACCTGCTGCCGCATCACCTGCTGTCGCGCCTGGCCGGTTGCATCGCCGAATGCCGCGTGCGCTGGTTCAAGAATGCCTTCACCCAGTGGTTTGCCAAGCGTTATCAAGTGGACATGTCGCAAGCGCTGGTCGAAGACCTGACCGCTTACGAGCACTTCAACGCGTTCTTCACCCGCGCCTTGAAAGACGGCGCGCGTCCCTTGGACGAAACCCCGGGCGCGATCCTCAGCCCGGCCGACGGCGCGGTCAGCCAGCTCGGCCCGATCGAGCACGGTCGCGTGTTCCAGGCCAAGGGCCACAGTTTCAGCGTGCTCGAATTGCTCGGCGGTGATGCGGCCAACGCCGCGCCATTCATGGGCGGTGACTTCGCCACCATTTACCTGTCGCCGAAGGACTACCACCGCGTGCACATGCCGCTGGCCGGCACCCTGCGCGAAATGGTCTACATCCCGGGCCGGATCTTCTCGGTGAATCAGACCACCGCCGAGAACGTTCCCGAGCTGTTCGCCCGCAACGAGCGCGTGGCATGCATCTTCGACACCGAACGCGGACCGATGGCGGTGGTGCTGGTCGGCGCGATGATTGTCGCTTCGATCGAAACCGTGTGGGCCGGTCTGGTCACGCCACCGAAGCGCGAGCTGAAAACCTTCCGCTACGACGAAGCCGCGCGCGCACCGATTCACTTGGAGAAAGGCGCTGAACTGGGGCGCTTCAAGCTGGGTTCGACGGCGATCGTGCTGTTTGGCCCGGATCAGGTGAAGTGGGCCGAAGAGCTGGTGGCCGGCTCGCCAGTGCAGATGGGCCAGGGCCTGGGACTGCCAAAAGCGTGA
- a CDS encoding molecular chaperone codes for MSQNLFPPKLRAPTPTQTRLSFCDASPRDLKRWIAGLPKANIGETARLLYQGLGELNLLLTPSDNRLQLLELLRPEVYFVCQHLERHFLHQAIMLDERSRKVSNLCQALQGQLAIGYKQIVLRILPKYSKDRATLVSSAMQRAAHALKAQLVRATQLYSSPPEHVWFELHQLYRSAAQLQLHQRRLRDDLAFLTSELSVEQTYIAALLLGSARCNQLRQSQIARLAEVIEPWSALLKLHPGSADDGLFAVSPELDVGPRYRKMFRSEQQSGLLGFDPQPLVKQLETHLRQQPTSTPLPVSAGLIIDTLQHLHATWGQAAERSFQRSAGQGTLTVCVGMSALHFYLGGERTFSELLKHPGARAANFSSVVANGEKDSWSQAFDAAPQSNDELLPYEEIQYDQLAEDEGPGNAPNYPTYALPVINHSPGGYCLAWPSEVPAELQAGEMLGIQDSESRGWSIAVIRWIRQVRGSGTQMGIELVAPHAQPCGLQLVRSKDDHGHYLRALLLPEISAIDLPATVLAPRLPFQEGNKVLINTQGEEHRAGLDRRVASTHSFNQFAYRSLDPAQNGGGEEDFDSLWNSL; via the coding sequence ATGAGCCAAAACCTCTTCCCTCCCAAGTTACGCGCTCCGACTCCTACGCAAACGCGCCTGTCGTTCTGCGACGCCAGCCCGCGCGACCTCAAGCGCTGGATCGCTGGCCTGCCCAAAGCCAACATCGGCGAAACCGCGCGCCTGCTCTATCAGGGCCTGGGCGAACTCAACCTGCTGCTCACCCCCAGCGATAATCGCCTGCAACTGCTGGAGTTGCTGCGGCCCGAGGTGTATTTCGTCTGCCAGCATCTGGAACGGCATTTTTTGCATCAGGCGATCATGCTCGACGAGCGCTCGCGCAAGGTCAGCAACCTTTGCCAGGCGCTGCAGGGTCAGTTAGCCATCGGCTATAAACAGATCGTCCTGCGCATCCTGCCGAAATACAGCAAGGACCGCGCGACGCTGGTCAGCAGCGCAATGCAACGCGCCGCGCATGCGCTGAAGGCGCAACTGGTGCGCGCCACGCAGCTGTACAGCTCACCGCCGGAACACGTGTGGTTCGAACTCCATCAGCTGTATCGCAGCGCTGCGCAATTACAGCTGCACCAACGGCGGCTGCGCGATGATCTGGCGTTTTTGACCAGCGAACTGAGCGTCGAGCAGACCTACATCGCCGCACTGCTATTGGGCAGTGCCCGTTGCAATCAATTGCGCCAGAGCCAGATTGCCAGACTGGCGGAGGTGATCGAGCCATGGAGCGCCCTGCTCAAGCTGCATCCCGGCAGCGCAGACGACGGTTTGTTTGCGGTCAGCCCGGAACTGGATGTTGGCCCACGCTACCGCAAGATGTTTCGCAGCGAACAACAGAGCGGACTGCTGGGCTTCGATCCACAACCGCTGGTCAAGCAGCTCGAAACGCATTTACGGCAGCAGCCGACCTCGACACCCTTACCCGTCTCCGCCGGCCTCATCATCGATACCCTGCAACATCTGCACGCCACCTGGGGCCAGGCTGCCGAACGCAGCTTCCAGCGCAGCGCCGGGCAAGGCACATTGACCGTGTGCGTCGGCATGAGCGCCCTGCACTTCTACCTCGGCGGCGAGCGCACCTTCAGCGAATTGCTCAAACACCCCGGTGCCCGCGCGGCAAATTTCAGCAGCGTGGTGGCCAACGGCGAAAAGGACAGCTGGAGTCAGGCGTTCGACGCCGCACCGCAAAGTAACGATGAGCTGTTGCCGTACGAAGAAATCCAGTACGACCAATTAGCCGAGGATGAAGGCCCCGGCAACGCGCCGAACTATCCGACCTACGCCTTGCCCGTGATCAACCACAGCCCCGGCGGCTATTGCCTGGCCTGGCCGAGCGAGGTGCCCGCCGAATTGCAGGCCGGGGAAATGCTCGGCATTCAGGACAGCGAAAGCAGAGGCTGGAGCATTGCGGTGATTCGCTGGATCCGCCAGGTACGCGGCAGCGGCACGCAGATGGGCATCGAACTGGTCGCGCCACACGCCCAGCCGTGCGGCCTGCAACTGGTGCGTTCAAAGGACGATCACGGCCATTATTTGCGCGCATTGCTGCTGCCGGAGATCAGCGCGATCGACTTGCCGGCCACCGTACTGGCGCCGCGCCTGCCGTTTCAGGAAGGCAACAAAGTGCTGATCAACACTCAAGGCGAGGAACACCGCGCCGGGCTGGATCGGCGGGTGGCGAGTACCCACAGTTTCAACCAGTTCGCCTATCGCTCGCTGGATCCTGCGCAGAATGGCGGGGGTGAAGAGGATTTCGATTCGTTGTGGAATTCGCTCTAG
- the serB gene encoding phosphoserine phosphatase SerB, whose protein sequence is MREIVLINITGVDRPGLTAAITGVLAQGGVNILDIGQAVIHDTLSFGILVEIPDSEQGKSVLKDILFKGYELDQQVRFTPVSEEDYQQWVGNQGKKRHIVTLLTRKVTAGQLQAVSAITAKYGLNIDHIDRLSGRMPLDTPADKGKGCIEFSVRGEAADPQALRAEFLSVAQELNVDIAFQEDSLFRRNRRLAVFDMDSTLIEAEVIDELAKAAGVGDRVSEITERAMAGELDFRASFKERLALLKGLDVSVLDSIGASLRLTEGAETLFAELKRLGYKTAILSGGFTYFAKQLQAKLGIDYVFANELEVVDGKCTGVAIEPIVDAQRKADLLKELAHKEGLRLEQTIAVGDGANDLPMLAIAGLGVAFRAKPLVKQSAKQAISTLGLDGVLYLLGFRDRDGQL, encoded by the coding sequence TTGCGCGAAATCGTCCTGATTAACATCACGGGAGTCGACCGTCCGGGTCTGACGGCGGCCATCACCGGTGTTCTGGCACAAGGTGGTGTGAACATTCTCGACATCGGTCAGGCGGTGATCCACGACACCCTGTCGTTCGGCATCCTGGTTGAAATTCCCGATTCCGAGCAGGGCAAGTCGGTGCTCAAGGACATCCTGTTCAAAGGCTACGAACTGGATCAGCAAGTGCGCTTCACCCCGGTATCCGAAGAGGATTACCAGCAGTGGGTGGGCAATCAGGGCAAGAAGCGCCACATCGTTACCCTGCTGACGCGCAAGGTCACCGCCGGACAGTTGCAGGCGGTCAGCGCGATCACCGCCAAATATGGCCTGAACATCGACCATATCGACCGTCTGTCGGGGCGCATGCCGCTGGACACACCGGCCGACAAGGGCAAGGGCTGCATCGAGTTTTCCGTGCGCGGCGAAGCTGCCGATCCGCAGGCCCTGCGTGCCGAATTCCTCAGCGTTGCCCAGGAACTGAACGTCGATATCGCCTTTCAGGAAGACTCGCTGTTTCGTCGCAACCGACGTCTGGCCGTGTTCGACATGGACTCGACGCTGATCGAAGCGGAAGTCATCGATGAGCTGGCCAAGGCGGCCGGCGTGGGTGACCGGGTTTCGGAAATCACCGAGCGCGCCATGGCCGGTGAACTGGATTTCCGCGCCAGCTTCAAGGAGCGTCTGGCGCTGCTCAAGGGCCTCGACGTCAGCGTGCTCGACTCGATCGGCGCCTCGCTGCGCCTGACCGAAGGCGCTGAAACCCTGTTCGCCGAACTCAAGCGCCTAGGCTACAAAACCGCGATTCTGTCCGGCGGCTTCACTTATTTCGCCAAGCAGTTGCAAGCCAAGCTTGGCATCGATTACGTGTTTGCCAACGAGCTGGAAGTGGTCGACGGCAAGTGCACCGGCGTGGCGATCGAGCCGATTGTCGATGCGCAGCGCAAGGCTGACTTGCTCAAGGAACTGGCGCACAAGGAAGGTCTGCGTCTGGAGCAGACCATTGCCGTCGGCGACGGCGCCAACGACCTGCCGATGCTGGCAATTGCCGGTTTGGGTGTGGCGTTCCGCGCCAAGCCGCTGGTCAAGCAGTCGGCGAAGCAGGCGATTTCAACGCTGGGTCTCGATGGTGTGTTGTATCTGTTGGGCTTCCGCGATCGCGACGGGCAGCTTTGA
- the motA gene encoding flagellar motor stator protein MotA has translation MAKIIGIIVVFASVLGGYVLSHGKIAALIQPFEVMIIGGAALGAFLQANPGYMTMHVLKKSLSMFGSRFTHTFYLEVLGLIYEILNKSRREGMMAIEGDIEDAAASPIFAKYPAVLKDERMTAFVCDYLRIMSSGNMAPHELEGLFDMELYSLKEDLEHPSHAVNGIADGMPGFGIVAAVLGIVVTMASLGEGDQASIGLHVGAALVGTFFGILAAYGFFGPLAHSLAHDAKEELNVYEAIKASLVASASGMPPSLAVEFGRKVLYPAHRPSFAELEQAVRGR, from the coding sequence ATGGCTAAAATTATCGGCATCATCGTCGTATTCGCGAGCGTGCTCGGCGGATACGTGCTCTCCCACGGCAAGATTGCCGCCCTGATCCAGCCCTTCGAGGTGATGATCATCGGCGGTGCGGCCCTCGGCGCTTTCCTCCAGGCCAACCCCGGTTACATGACGATGCACGTGCTCAAGAAATCCCTGAGCATGTTCGGTTCGCGCTTCACCCACACCTTCTACCTGGAAGTGCTCGGGCTGATCTACGAGATCCTCAACAAGAGCCGCCGCGAAGGCATGATGGCTATCGAGGGCGACATCGAAGATGCCGCCGCGAGCCCGATCTTCGCCAAGTACCCTGCCGTGCTCAAGGATGAACGCATGACCGCGTTCGTCTGCGATTACCTGCGCATCATGTCCTCCGGCAACATGGCCCCGCATGAACTGGAAGGCCTGTTCGACATGGAGCTGTACAGCCTCAAGGAAGACCTCGAACACCCATCGCACGCGGTCAACGGCATCGCCGACGGCATGCCCGGTTTCGGTATCGTCGCGGCGGTACTCGGTATTGTGGTGACCATGGCCTCGCTGGGCGAGGGCGACCAGGCGTCGATCGGTCTGCACGTGGGTGCGGCACTGGTCGGTACCTTCTTCGGTATTCTCGCGGCGTACGGTTTCTTCGGCCCGCTGGCGCATTCCCTGGCCCACGATGCCAAGGAAGAGCTGAACGTCTACGAAGCCATCAAGGCCTCGCTGGTGGCTTCGGCATCCGGCATGCCGCCGTCGCTGGCGGTCGAGTTCGGCCGCAAGGTTCTGTACCCGGCGCACCGTCCAAGCTTTGCCGAGCTGGAACAAGCGGTTCGCGGTCGTTAA
- a CDS encoding caspase family protein: MRKALFIGINDYAHICGLSGCCNDAMAMASVLKTNANGDPNFKNVVLTSAEDYLSREKIEDQIRELFSGDSNVALLYFAGHGDFDADSDEGMLIPQDYRTPKDGIRISDILNWADKATRIKNKVIILDCCQSGSAGEVRALRSESSMVGEGMSILTACKKTEPAMEGAQHGVFTGLLLQALHGGAANILGKITPGSLYSFVDNALGAWEQRPVFKTNVSQFISLREVSPLIPKDILRKLPDWFAEAESVFPLDPSYEPTEKAFLPEHGEVFARLQKCNRHSLIEPVDAEHMYYAAIHSTGCRLTALGAYYRELALKGHF; this comes from the coding sequence ATGCGCAAGGCACTGTTTATCGGCATCAATGACTATGCGCATATTTGCGGGTTGAGCGGCTGTTGCAACGACGCCATGGCCATGGCGTCGGTACTCAAAACCAACGCCAATGGCGACCCCAATTTCAAGAATGTCGTGTTGACGTCCGCTGAGGATTATCTGAGCCGGGAGAAAATCGAGGACCAGATCCGCGAGTTGTTTTCCGGCGACAGCAACGTCGCTCTGCTGTACTTCGCCGGCCATGGTGATTTCGACGCCGACAGCGATGAAGGCATGCTGATCCCCCAGGATTACCGTACCCCCAAGGACGGCATCCGCATCAGCGACATTCTCAACTGGGCGGACAAAGCCACGCGGATCAAAAACAAAGTGATCATCCTCGACTGCTGCCAGAGCGGCTCGGCCGGCGAAGTGCGCGCCTTGCGCAGCGAGAGCAGCATGGTCGGCGAAGGCATGAGCATTCTCACCGCTTGCAAAAAAACCGAGCCGGCCATGGAGGGCGCGCAGCATGGTGTATTCACCGGCCTGCTCCTGCAAGCGCTGCATGGCGGCGCGGCGAACATCCTCGGCAAGATCACCCCCGGCAGCCTGTATTCCTTCGTGGACAACGCCCTCGGCGCCTGGGAACAGCGTCCGGTGTTCAAGACCAATGTGTCGCAGTTCATTTCCCTGCGCGAAGTCTCGCCGCTGATCCCCAAGGACATCCTGCGCAAATTGCCGGACTGGTTCGCCGAGGCCGAATCGGTGTTCCCGCTCGATCCCAGCTATGAGCCGACTGAAAAGGCGTTCCTGCCCGAGCATGGCGAGGTCTTCGCCCGGTTGCAGAAGTGCAACCGCCACAGCCTGATCGAACCGGTCGACGCCGAGCACATGTATTACGCCGCGATTCACTCGACCGGCTGCCGCCTGACGGCACTCGGCGCTTATTACCGCGAACTCGCCCTCAAAGGACACTTCTGA